From the genome of Ammoniphilus sp. CFH 90114, one region includes:
- a CDS encoding YheC/YheD family protein, with translation MYKRRYQYVVSKWAKTQLLMENEMIRSYIPETQLLTRQSLLQMLERYPFLYLKPDNGMKGKGIFRLDQIQKTYWLHTSEWVKSFSNLNQVTGMLKRLTKDNKYLIQQGVELITQQGMPIDFRLLLQKPKDEWVYSGVVGKLGEKNSITTNLACGGKAIPFRTAIENTLGLSYGEIRDLRDELMDLSFLIADELTFTYPGLRELGIDYAIDTKGKAWLIEVNTTPGHRLFKGLPNEKIYKRIIRNIKIIYSDT, from the coding sequence GTGTATAAACGTAGATATCAATATGTAGTAAGTAAATGGGCTAAAACTCAGTTGCTGATGGAAAACGAGATGATTCGAAGTTACATTCCAGAAACGCAGCTCCTCACTAGACAATCCCTCCTCCAGATGCTAGAGCGTTATCCTTTTCTTTATCTGAAGCCGGATAACGGGATGAAAGGAAAAGGAATTTTCAGACTGGACCAGATCCAGAAAACATACTGGCTTCATACCAGCGAATGGGTAAAATCTTTTTCCAATTTAAATCAAGTTACGGGGATGCTAAAACGCCTTACTAAGGACAATAAATACCTTATTCAACAAGGCGTTGAGTTAATCACCCAGCAAGGGATGCCCATTGATTTCCGTCTTTTGTTACAAAAGCCAAAAGATGAGTGGGTCTATTCTGGGGTCGTAGGCAAACTGGGGGAAAAAAATAGTATTACAACTAATTTGGCCTGTGGGGGAAAAGCCATTCCCTTCCGTACCGCTATCGAAAACACGCTAGGGCTTTCCTACGGAGAAATCAGAGACTTAAGAGATGAATTAATGGATCTCAGTTTTCTTATTGCAGATGAACTTACCTTTACCTATCCCGGGTTACGTGAACTCGGCATTGATTATGCCATAGACACTAAAGGTAAGGCCTGGCTCATTGAAGTGAATACAACGCCAGGACATCGTTTATTTAAAGGTCTTCCTAATGAAAAGATCTACAAGCGGATCATCCGAAACATCAAAATAATTTACTCAGACACTTGA